In Halorientalis sp. LT38, a genomic segment contains:
- a CDS encoding cupin domain-containing protein, whose product MEYEVLDTEDVPVTDLSEVEGVPPDLDIRPVGRTMGLENMHLTLWYFDPGEEIQYHAHSEQEELYYAIEGEFSLKLGRSGEEEFVEVGPGAFWAAGPETGHGHRYIGDDQGVVLAVGAPPVEDPGLDPHELD is encoded by the coding sequence ATGGAGTACGAAGTGCTCGACACCGAGGACGTACCGGTCACCGACCTGTCCGAAGTCGAGGGCGTGCCACCGGATCTGGACATCCGCCCGGTCGGTCGGACCATGGGCCTTGAGAACATGCACCTGACGCTCTGGTACTTCGACCCGGGCGAGGAGATCCAGTATCACGCTCACAGCGAGCAGGAGGAGCTCTACTACGCCATCGAGGGCGAGTTCTCGCTGAAACTCGGCCGCTCGGGCGAGGAGGAGTTCGTCGAAGTCGGCCCGGGCGCGTTCTGGGCGGCGGGGCCGGAGACCGGCCACGGCCACCGCTATATCGGCGACGATCAGGGCGTCGTCCTGGCCGTCGGCGCGCCGCCCGTCGAGGACCCCGGACTGGACCCCCACGAACTGGACTGA
- a CDS encoding glutaredoxin family protein, producing the protein MSMTLYRLEGCPYCELVVDRLEELDVDYESVWVEGLHSRRNEVARVSGQRQVPVVVDDDRGITMAESERILEYLDRSYA; encoded by the coding sequence ATGTCGATGACACTGTACCGTCTGGAGGGCTGTCCGTACTGCGAACTCGTCGTCGACCGCCTCGAGGAACTCGACGTCGACTACGAGAGCGTCTGGGTCGAGGGGCTCCACTCCCGGCGCAACGAAGTGGCGCGGGTCTCCGGCCAGCGACAGGTCCCGGTCGTCGTCGACGACGACCGCGGGATCACGATGGCCGAGTCCGAGCGGATCCTCGAGTACCTCGATCGGAGTTACGCCTGA